A genome region from Crossiella equi includes the following:
- a CDS encoding thiolase family protein translates to MPALILDAARTPFGRYRGGLSEVRVDDLATLPITELLRRHGPDGSGQLDPARIDDVIYGDANGAGEDNRNVARMAALLAGLPVTVPGVTVNRLCASGGETFVQARRAIVAGDADLLVVGGVEGMSRAPFVMPRPDRALPDKMEVVSTALGWRLVNPRMRSEWTVPLGLAAEQVATGLKISREEMDLFALRSHRRAAAAWDAGVHDGFVFPVLAPEGPKSTQIVRRDESVRSDTSDKKLAQLKSAFSADGPVTAGNSSPLSDGAVAALIGTEAAAADLGVEPLGEIVASTVAADEPHEFTLAPVPAIRRLLLRLGVRAENVDLWEINEAFAAMALSVLHHLPEVDRERVNVHGGAIAYGHPLGASMPRVIVDLCRHLRQRGGGLGIAAACVGVGQGVAIAVRV, encoded by the coding sequence ATGCCCGCACTGATCCTGGATGCCGCCCGTACGCCGTTCGGCCGCTACCGAGGTGGCCTGTCCGAGGTGCGTGTCGACGACCTGGCGACGTTGCCGATCACGGAGCTGCTGCGGCGGCACGGTCCGGACGGCAGCGGCCAGCTGGACCCGGCGCGCATCGACGACGTGATCTACGGCGACGCCAACGGGGCCGGGGAGGACAACCGCAACGTGGCGCGGATGGCCGCGCTGCTCGCGGGGCTGCCGGTGACCGTGCCCGGCGTGACCGTCAACCGGCTGTGCGCCTCCGGTGGGGAGACGTTCGTGCAGGCCCGGCGGGCCATCGTGGCCGGGGACGCGGACCTGCTGGTGGTCGGCGGTGTGGAGGGCATGAGCCGCGCGCCGTTCGTCATGCCGCGGCCGGACCGGGCCCTGCCGGACAAGATGGAGGTCGTGTCCACGGCGCTGGGCTGGCGCCTGGTCAACCCCCGCATGCGGTCGGAGTGGACCGTGCCGCTCGGCCTGGCCGCCGAGCAGGTCGCCACCGGGCTGAAGATCAGCCGCGAGGAGATGGACCTGTTCGCGCTGCGCTCGCACCGCCGGGCCGCCGCGGCCTGGGACGCCGGGGTGCACGACGGGTTCGTCTTCCCCGTGCTGGCGCCGGAGGGCCCCAAGAGCACGCAGATCGTGCGCCGGGACGAGTCGGTGCGCTCGGACACCTCGGACAAGAAGCTCGCCCAGCTCAAGTCGGCCTTCTCCGCCGACGGGCCGGTCACCGCGGGCAACTCCTCGCCCCTGTCCGACGGCGCGGTGGCCGCGCTGATCGGCACCGAGGCGGCCGCGGCCGACCTGGGCGTGGAGCCGCTCGGCGAGATCGTGGCCAGCACGGTGGCCGCTGACGAGCCGCACGAGTTCACCCTGGCGCCGGTACCGGCCATCCGCCGCCTGCTGCTGCGGCTGGGCGTGCGCGCGGAGAACGTGGACCTCTGGGAGATCAACGAGGCCTTCGCCGCGATGGCCCTGTCCGTGCTGCACCACCTGCCCGAGGTCGACCGCGAGCGGGTGAACGTGCACGGTGGAGCCATCGCCTACGGCCACCCGCTGGGCGCCTCGATGCCCCGGGTGATCGTCGACCTGTGCCGCCACCTGCGGCAACGAGGTGGCGGCCTGGGCATCGCGGCGGCCTGCGTCG